Genomic window (Candidatus Binatia bacterium):
GTCTGCGGGATGACGTGCAGCTGATGTGGAGCGGTTCGGCGCTCAACAACTACTTCTACCAATCGCCGAACGACATCGGCACCAGCTTCAACCAGTTCTCGTGGGCACTCTTCCACGGCGCCCACACGGCGCCGGTCTGCGGCCAGACCGTGGTGGTGCCGTGGGCCAACGTCACCGCCAACGCGTGCGCGCCGGGCGCGTTCGCATCGTACGGTGACAACGTGGCCTACAACACGGCGTTCGGTACCGCCATCGCGAGCAGCCCGACGAACTTCAAGGCGCCGGGTCTGTACTACGTGCCGGGTACGCCGGCGCACGCGTTCAACGGACCGATCCCGCTGTACGACAACAACGTCAATCCGTTGACCAACGACACGGGCATCACGAAAATCCAGTACACCTACGCGCTGAGCCAATCGGCGTATCTGCGCGCGTACGGCTACACCTTCTACTCCGACTGGCTCCAAGAGAGTCCGATCTTCGGCGGAACCGACGAGAGCGTGGGCTCAGTTCCCTCGGCAGAGTATTTGTTGCTGACCCACACCGCGGGCGGCGCGCTGGACTTCCAGGATCAGATCAACGAGCAGAACCTGCTCACGCTCGACGGTAACTACTCGACGGCGGCCGTCACGCGCTTCAACAACTCGTCGGCCTACGCGGCCTGTCTCGGCTCATGTGCCATCGGCTCGCCGATCGGCTACATGGCAAAGGGAGCCAACGGTTTCACCTGCTACGGTACCAAAAACGGCAAGTTCGGCTACGCGGTTCCCTGCCTCTCGAGCAGTTACTATAGCGTCGCCAGCGGCAGCATCGTGGGGCCTTCCTGGACCAGCGGCGCGCTCTTAGGGCCTCAGTGTCCCGCCAGCGTGACGGGGTGCAGTGGCGGCTTCGCGGCTGCGGGAACGCCCGCTGCGCGCGCCGGCGCCACGTGGGACTCTCTATGGAGCGGCAACGCGACCGGCTCCTACAACACGGTCAAGCCGAAGTTCACCAACGCGGCGCTGGCCGATCAGTTCCGGCCCAGCGATAAGTTCCTGATCAACGCGTCGATTCGTTACGACAACTTCGCGTACGATCTCCCCGATTCGCTGACGCCCGCCGACTCGTTCTACGCCAACATGAGCGCGAACTACACGTGCGTGCAGGCGTCGACGAACCAGGTCCTCACGAAGCCGCTGCCTCCGGGCACGCCGCCGCCGGCGAGCGCACAGTACGTCGTCGGCGACTGCAACAAG
Coding sequences:
- a CDS encoding TonB-dependent receptor plug domain-containing protein; the protein is MVKALKTIARVTSQAGASLVKSGVGSDLYSVNATQAAAAKALGGGGNLNNAYSAMASVPGVQTSPGGMGWDFNNAYVRGQNGYYTGFEYDGIPVNRAFDNYNASTESSLGLQELQVYTGGGPSSVGSAGTAGFINQVIKTGTFPGFANANLGIGTPTFYHQAQVEVGGSTPDRTFSYYVGLLGYNQAYRFLDSSNGAGYMTPGGIYSGPAAIGFGIGYICTTANCQGVKPSCPVGAGPNNLSGAGCWEFYSGLDAFPDTISDRENVINLHMGIPKRNGLRDDVQLMWSGSALNNYFYQSPNDIGTSFNQFSWALFHGAHTAPVCGQTVVVPWANVTANACAPGAFASYGDNVAYNTAFGTAIASSPTNFKAPGLYYVPGTPAHAFNGPIPLYDNNVNPLTNDTGITKIQYTYALSQSAYLRAYGYTFYSDWLQESPIFGGTDESVGSVPSAEYLLLTHTAGGALDFQDQINEQNLLTLDGNYSTAAVTRFNNSSAYAACLGSCAIGSPIGYMAKGANGFTCYGTKNGKFGYAVPCLSSSYYSVASGSIVGPSWTSGALLGPQCPASVTGCSGGFAAAGTPAARAGATWDSLWSGNATGSYNTVKPKFTNAALADQFRPSDKFLINASIRYDNFAYDLPDSLTPADSFYANMSANYTCVQASTNQVLTKPLPPGTPPPASAQYVVGDCNKAAAALFPTGPKTGWVHPNGTTQDGVAAPNFSASSPSSYNLNYWSPRFSATYTMSPDTVLRASAGRFTQPPISASVQYLSLTGDDRSVWNNTMNLGFYSPFHPIPGISSAQY